One region of Natronorubrum aibiense genomic DNA includes:
- a CDS encoding elongation factor EF-2: protein MGRRKKIVQECERLMDEPEHIRNIAIAAHVDHGKTTLSDNLLAGAGMISDETAGEQLAMDTEEDEQERGITIDAANVSMTHEYEGTNHLINLIDTPGHVDFGGDVTRAMRAVDGALVVVDAVEGAMPQTETVLRQALREGVKPTLFINKVDRLISELQEGPEEMQERLLAVIHDVNELIRGMTEEMDDIEDWTVSVEDGTVGFGSALYKWGVSMPSMQRTGMDFGEIMELERADKRQELHERTPLSDVVLDMVCEHFPNPVDAQPRRIPRIWRGDAESDLAEGMRLVDEDGEVVFMVTDIAMDPHAGEVASGRVFSGTLEKGQELYVSGTAGKNRVQSVGIYMGGEREEVEEVPAGNIAAVTGLKDAIAGSTVSSTEMTPFESIEHISEPVITKSVEAQTMDDLPKLIETLRQVSKEDPTIQITINEDTGEHLISGQGELHLEVITQRIEKNQGIPVNTGEPIVVYREQPQEPSDEVEGISPNRHNRFYISVEPMTDELVDTIKLGEASMDMPEQERREALQDAGMDKDTSQNVEHIHGTNILIDDTKGIQHLNETMELVIEGLEEALDNGPLANEPVQGSLIRLHDAKLHEDTIHRGPAQVIPATREAVHKALIDGKIKMLEPMQDVRIDVPNDHMGAASGEIQGRRGRVDDMYQEGDLMVVEGIAPVDEMIGFASDIRSATEGRAAWNTENAGFEVMSDSLQREKIMEIRERKGMKLELPPSIDYI from the coding sequence ATGGGCCGACGCAAAAAGATCGTCCAAGAGTGTGAACGGCTGATGGACGAACCGGAACACATCCGGAACATCGCCATCGCCGCTCACGTCGACCACGGAAAAACGACCCTTTCTGACAACCTCCTTGCTGGTGCTGGCATGATCTCCGACGAGACAGCCGGCGAACAGCTCGCGATGGACACGGAGGAAGACGAGCAGGAACGTGGGATCACCATCGACGCGGCAAACGTCTCGATGACCCACGAGTACGAGGGCACCAACCACCTCATCAACCTCATCGACACGCCGGGCCACGTCGACTTCGGTGGCGACGTCACGCGTGCGATGCGAGCTGTAGACGGCGCACTCGTCGTCGTCGACGCCGTCGAGGGCGCAATGCCTCAGACTGAGACGGTTCTGCGACAGGCACTGCGCGAGGGCGTCAAGCCGACGCTGTTCATCAACAAAGTCGACCGCCTCATCTCGGAGCTCCAGGAAGGACCCGAAGAGATGCAGGAGCGACTGCTTGCGGTCATCCACGACGTCAACGAACTCATCCGTGGCATGACTGAGGAGATGGACGACATCGAAGACTGGACGGTCTCCGTCGAAGACGGTACCGTCGGTTTCGGCTCCGCACTGTACAAGTGGGGTGTCTCGATGCCGTCGATGCAGCGCACCGGCATGGACTTCGGCGAGATCATGGAACTCGAGCGCGCCGACAAGCGCCAGGAACTCCACGAGCGGACGCCCCTGTCGGACGTCGTCCTCGACATGGTCTGTGAGCACTTCCCGAACCCTGTCGACGCACAGCCCCGCCGTATCCCACGCATCTGGCGCGGTGACGCCGAGAGCGACCTCGCCGAAGGGATGCGCCTCGTCGACGAAGACGGCGAAGTCGTCTTCATGGTCACAGACATCGCGATGGACCCCCACGCGGGCGAAGTTGCCTCCGGTCGTGTCTTCTCGGGTACCCTCGAGAAGGGCCAGGAGCTGTATGTTTCGGGCACTGCGGGCAAAAACCGCGTCCAGTCCGTCGGGATCTACATGGGTGGCGAGCGCGAGGAAGTCGAAGAAGTTCCCGCCGGGAACATCGCTGCCGTCACCGGTCTCAAAGACGCCATCGCCGGCTCGACCGTCTCGAGCACGGAGATGACCCCCTTCGAGTCGATCGAGCACATCTCGGAGCCGGTCATCACCAAGAGCGTCGAGGCACAGACGATGGACGACCTGCCAAAGCTCATCGAGACGCTGCGTCAGGTCTCGAAAGAGGATCCGACGATCCAGATTACGATCAACGAGGACACCGGCGAGCACCTGATCTCCGGGCAGGGTGAGCTTCACCTCGAGGTCATCACCCAGCGTATCGAGAAGAATCAGGGTATCCCGGTCAACACCGGTGAGCCGATCGTCGTCTACCGCGAGCAGCCACAGGAGCCAAGCGACGAGGTCGAAGGCATCTCGCCAAACCGCCACAACCGCTTCTACATCTCCGTCGAGCCGATGACGGACGAACTCGTCGACACGATCAAGCTCGGCGAGGCGTCGATGGACATGCCCGAGCAGGAACGCCGCGAAGCCCTGCAGGACGCCGGGATGGACAAGGACACGTCTCAGAACGTCGAGCACATCCACGGGACCAACATCCTCATCGACGACACGAAGGGTATCCAGCACCTGAACGAGACGATGGAACTCGTCATCGAAGGGCTCGAGGAAGCGCTCGACAACGGTCCACTCGCCAACGAACCAGTGCAGGGGTCGCTCATCCGACTGCACGACGCCAAACTCCACGAGGACACCATCCACCGCGGTCCGGCACAGGTCATCCCCGCGACCCGCGAGGCAGTCCACAAGGCGCTGATCGACGGGAAGATCAAGATGCTCGAGCCGATGCAGGACGTCCGTATCGACGTGCCGAACGACCACATGGGTGCCGCCTCCGGCGAGATCCAGGGTCGTCGTGGCCGCGTCGACGACATGTACCAGGAGGGTGACCTCATGGTCGTCGAGGGTATCGCACCCGTCGACGAGATGATCGGCTTCGCGAGCGACATTCGCTCCGCGACCGAAGGTCGAGCCGCCTGGAACACCGAGAACGCCGGCTTCGAGGTCATGTCCGACTCCCTCCAGCGTGAGAAGATCATGGAGATCCGCGAGCGCAAGGGCATGAAGCTCGAACTGCCACCAAGCATCGACTACATCTAA
- a CDS encoding DUF5781 family protein gives MDLRIQGSGPTSPFLSARDLFETEHDLSLPVYVQLRDDPDERTWAAHYDDRHVLNISRQAASSAMARELALHEFSHMVRHEQEHPSHIQSTEEVLYLALAGKRVERRKLSHCYQIANHMKDIYADDITLAVGPGQKLLSFLESSLAMALADRPETLSRPGLERLSPSADPEITAVNAAFALALAERHDLIDDDHRLYDLTHAAAMDAPDVDFDGFKHRFRELARDPDSSTYRQILVDATRAYVGGDGPAAD, from the coding sequence ATGGATCTCCGAATACAGGGTTCCGGCCCCACCTCTCCGTTCCTCAGCGCTCGTGATCTCTTCGAAACCGAACACGATCTGTCGCTGCCCGTGTACGTCCAGCTCCGGGACGACCCCGACGAGCGAACCTGGGCCGCCCATTACGACGACCGCCATGTGCTGAACATCTCGAGACAGGCCGCCTCGAGCGCGATGGCTCGCGAACTCGCCCTCCACGAGTTCTCCCATATGGTCAGACACGAGCAGGAACATCCCTCACACATCCAGTCGACCGAAGAAGTACTCTACCTCGCGCTGGCCGGCAAGCGCGTCGAACGGCGAAAGCTCTCACATTGTTACCAGATCGCAAATCACATGAAAGACATCTACGCCGACGACATCACGCTCGCAGTCGGCCCCGGCCAGAAACTGCTCTCCTTTCTCGAGTCGAGCCTCGCGATGGCACTCGCCGATCGCCCCGAGACACTCTCACGACCCGGCCTCGAACGCCTCTCTCCGAGTGCAGACCCGGAGATTACGGCGGTGAACGCAGCGTTCGCGCTTGCACTTGCCGAACGTCACGACCTCATCGACGACGATCACCGCCTGTACGACCTCACACACGCGGCCGCAATGGACGCCCCTGACGTGGATTTCGACGGGTTCAAACACCGATTTCGGGAACTCGCTCGCGATCCCGACTCGAGTACGTATCGGCAAATCCTCGTCGATGCAACCCGGGCATACGTCGGTGGTGACGGGCCGGCAGCGGATTGA
- a CDS encoding 30S ribosomal protein S12, whose translation MANGKYAARKLKKDRQNQRWSDSDYARRARGLREKSDPLEGAPQARGIVLEKVGIEAKQPNSAIRKCVRVQLIKNGKQVTAFCPGDGAISFIDEHDEVTIAGIGGAKGRAMGDLSGVNYKVDKVNGVALKELVRGNAEKPVR comes from the coding sequence ATGGCAAACGGCAAGTATGCCGCGCGCAAGCTCAAGAAGGACCGCCAGAACCAGCGGTGGTCCGACTCTGACTACGCGCGCCGCGCCCGTGGACTTCGCGAGAAGTCCGACCCACTCGAGGGTGCACCGCAGGCTCGAGGGATCGTACTGGAAAAAGTCGGTATCGAAGCAAAACAGCCCAACTCGGCAATTCGGAAGTGTGTCCGAGTGCAGCTGATCAAAAACGGGAAACAGGTCACCGCGTTCTGTCCCGGCGACGGAGCAATTAGCTTCATCGACGAACACGACGAAGTCACCATCGCTGGTATCGGTGGGGCAAAGGGTCGTGCGATGGGTGACCTCTCCGGTGTCAACTACAAGGTTGACAAGGTCAACGGTGTTGCACTGAAAGAACTGGTTCGCGGCAACGCAGAGAAACCGGTGCGATAA
- a CDS encoding HalX domain-containing protein, producing the protein MDVDRCRVTVGVHRADFDRSILEQLDHEYDLLLLDWELETPDARGVLDAFRQSAPEAQILVLAEDVPADDPVDRGADELLVEPYSDETLYSTIERLLLQRAYEEAMDEFFRLSTERALLENELQSGIDAADRYQSVVCNLYESRKRAAAIRDALSSDEFDQSLRQLLDE; encoded by the coding sequence ATGGATGTCGATCGGTGCCGAGTCACTGTCGGCGTTCACAGGGCCGATTTTGACCGGTCCATTCTGGAACAGCTCGACCACGAATACGACCTCCTCCTTCTCGATTGGGAACTCGAGACACCGGATGCTCGTGGCGTCCTCGACGCGTTCCGACAGAGCGCACCGGAGGCACAAATTCTCGTTCTCGCTGAGGACGTTCCTGCCGACGATCCAGTCGACCGTGGGGCTGATGAACTCCTCGTCGAACCGTACTCGGACGAGACATTGTACTCGACTATCGAACGTCTTCTCCTGCAACGAGCCTACGAGGAGGCGATGGACGAATTTTTCAGACTCTCGACCGAGCGTGCACTGCTCGAAAACGAACTCCAGTCCGGCATCGACGCTGCTGATCGCTATCAATCCGTCGTCTGTAATCTCTATGAGTCCCGTAAGCGAGCAGCCGCGATTCGCGATGCGCTCTCGAGTGACGAATTCGATCAGTCACTGCGGCAGTTACTCGACGAGTAA
- a CDS encoding NusA-like transcription termination signal-binding factor — MGVTLDDDARQYLAAFEDVTGVDGQDCLVIETADDDDETEPKRLLVVVSSGRMSKAIGPGGRTVHQYEERVGLPVRLVEDADDPETFVANTLAPAAVYNVTISENDDTVAYVEVADSDRGVAIGTNGRTIDAARTLAERHFGIDDVQLI; from the coding sequence ATGGGTGTTACCCTCGACGACGACGCCCGACAGTATCTCGCTGCCTTCGAGGACGTGACCGGGGTGGACGGTCAAGATTGCCTCGTCATCGAGACTGCCGACGACGACGACGAAACCGAACCGAAGCGGCTACTCGTCGTCGTCTCGAGCGGGCGAATGAGCAAGGCGATCGGGCCCGGCGGGCGAACCGTCCACCAGTACGAAGAGCGTGTCGGCCTTCCGGTTAGACTCGTCGAAGACGCCGACGATCCCGAGACGTTCGTCGCGAACACGCTCGCTCCAGCAGCGGTGTACAACGTCACGATCAGCGAAAACGACGATACCGTCGCTTACGTCGAAGTTGCCGACTCCGATCGCGGTGTTGCGATCGGAACGAACGGCCGAACGATCGATGCCGCACGGACTCTCGCCGAGCGCCACTTCGGGATCGACGACGTACAGTTGATCTGA
- the rpoA2 gene encoding DNA-directed RNA polymerase subunit A'' has translation MTEVHYDVTDDMIAVVEDTDLPRRLKDNVYETLEGRDDVTIDDTDAIAKAVEARYLDTRVDPLDPVGTVSAQSIGEPGTQLTMNTFHYAGVAEIDVTQGLPRLIELVDARKTPDTPMMTVYLEDEYATERERAHEVVWNLEATKILALGDVSTNVADMRVQISLNEDTLKERMITPEEVASIIEDNLGVSTIQQGTEIQFGPEEPSYRDLLQLVEELRDITFKGIEEISRVVIRREELEDGEEFVLYTEGSAFGDALEIEGVDASRTTCNNIHEIHRNLGIEAAREAIIEETNNTLAEQGLDDVNVRHLMLVADMMTNRGEIESIGRHGISGSKESVLARAAFEVTVNHLLNAAIHGEVDDLDGVTENVIVGKPIKLGTGDVDLRMGSTNASSGSGQAD, from the coding sequence ATGACTGAGGTCCACTACGACGTCACCGACGACATGATCGCTGTCGTCGAGGACACCGACCTTCCCCGTCGTCTCAAGGACAACGTCTACGAGACACTCGAGGGCCGCGATGACGTCACCATCGACGACACAGATGCCATCGCAAAGGCCGTCGAGGCCCGCTATCTCGATACGCGGGTCGATCCGCTCGACCCCGTCGGGACCGTGTCTGCCCAGTCGATCGGCGAACCCGGAACGCAGCTAACGATGAACACGTTCCACTACGCCGGTGTCGCAGAGATCGACGTGACTCAGGGGCTGCCACGACTGATCGAACTGGTCGACGCTCGGAAGACCCCGGACACGCCGATGATGACCGTCTACCTCGAGGACGAGTACGCCACCGAGCGCGAACGCGCCCACGAGGTCGTCTGGAACTTGGAGGCGACGAAGATCCTCGCGCTGGGCGATGTCTCGACGAACGTCGCGGACATGCGCGTACAGATCTCGCTCAACGAGGACACCCTCAAAGAGCGCATGATCACGCCCGAAGAGGTCGCCTCGATCATCGAGGACAACCTCGGCGTGAGCACGATCCAGCAGGGAACCGAGATCCAGTTCGGCCCCGAGGAGCCGTCCTACCGCGACTTGCTCCAACTCGTCGAAGAGCTGCGTGACATCACGTTCAAGGGTATCGAAGAGATCTCCCGCGTCGTTATCCGACGCGAAGAACTCGAAGACGGTGAGGAGTTCGTCCTCTACACCGAGGGATCGGCCTTCGGTGACGCCCTCGAGATCGAGGGCGTCGACGCCTCGCGAACGACGTGTAACAACATCCACGAGATCCACCGCAACCTCGGTATCGAGGCCGCCCGTGAGGCCATCATCGAGGAGACGAACAACACGCTGGCCGAACAGGGGCTCGACGACGTGAACGTTCGCCACTTGATGTTGGTCGCCGATATGATGACCAACCGTGGCGAGATCGAGTCGATCGGTCGACACGGTATCTCGGGTTCGAAAGAGTCCGTGCTGGCCCGTGCGGCGTTCGAAGTGACTGTCAACCACCTGCTCAACGCCGCAATCCACGGCGAGGTCGACGACTTAGACGGCGTGACGGAGAACGTCATCGTCGGCAAACCGATCAAGCTCGGCACCGGTGACGTCGACCTCCGGATGGGGTCGACGAACGCCAGTTCCGGAAGCGGTCAGGCAGACTAA
- a CDS encoding DUF7503 family protein, which translates to MDDLTQHLKNHPRMIGALFTILLVLSQASTVAATNSAFAGP; encoded by the coding sequence ATGGACGACCTAACCCAACACCTGAAGAACCACCCACGAATGATCGGCGCACTGTTTACGATTCTGCTGGTACTGTCGCAGGCGAGCACGGTTGCAGCAACCAATAGCGCCTTCGCCGGCCCGTAA
- a CDS encoding DNA-directed RNA polymerase subunit A', with amino-acid sequence MQHSTPKDIGAINFGLMEPEEYREMSATKIITADTYDDDGFPIDMGLMDPRLGVIDPGLECKTCGQHSGSCNGHFGHIELAAPVIHVGFTKLIRRLLRGTCRECSKLLLTEDERDEFRDQITESRKLSRDLNDVTKAAIRQARKKDRCPHCGEIQYDIDHEKPTTYYEVQQVLTSEYSQRIAAAMQGGEDGERMSPDELAEETDIELTRINEILSGSFRPRESQRKSIEKALGIDLTEEDTNKLMPSDIRDWFEAIPDEDIEVLGINSERSRPEWMILTVLPVPPVTARPSITLDNGQRSEDDLTHKLVDIIRINQRFMENREAGAPQLIIEDLWELLQYHVTTFMDNEISGTPPARHRSGRPLKTLSQRLKGKEGRFRGSLSGKRVNFSARTVISPDPTLSLNEVGVPDRVAKEMTQTMNVTERNLEEARRFVSNGPEGHPGANYVRRPDGRRLKVTEKNCEQLAEKVEAGWEVNRHLIDGDIVIFNRQPSLHRMSIMAHEVVVMPYKTFRLNTVVCPPYNADFDGDEMNMHALQNEEARAEARVLMRVQEQMLSPRFGENIIGAIQDHISGTYLLTHDNPRFNETQALDLLRATRIDELPEPSGIDDEGEPFWTGYDVFSELLPDDLNLEFTGTVGDEVVIEDGQLIEGTIAEDEVGEFGGEIVDTITKVYGNTRARIFVNEVSTLAMRAIMHFGFSIGIDDETIPSEAQARIDETIEDANDRVEELIEAYERGELESLPGRTIDETLEMKIMQTLSRARDNAGNIADEHFANDNPAVVMANSGARGSMLNLTQMAGAVGQQAVRGERINRGYEDRTLSHYKPNDLSAEAHGFVENSYTSGLTPREFFFHAMGGREGLVDTAVRTSKSGYLQRRLINALSELETQYDGTVRDTSDTIVQFEFGEDGTSPVKVSSGDDNDIDVESIADQVLEAEFDSEEAREAFVTRKPAPTNLSEHADSRVVEGTEVTSDD; translated from the coding sequence ATGCAACACAGCACACCAAAAGACATCGGAGCGATCAACTTCGGGCTCATGGAGCCCGAAGAGTACCGGGAGATGAGCGCGACGAAGATCATCACCGCCGACACCTACGACGACGACGGGTTCCCCATCGACATGGGACTGATGGACCCTCGACTCGGCGTGATCGACCCCGGCCTCGAGTGTAAGACTTGCGGACAACACTCGGGTTCGTGTAACGGCCACTTCGGCCATATCGAACTCGCTGCACCCGTGATCCACGTCGGCTTTACGAAGCTCATTCGGCGGCTGCTTCGTGGCACGTGTCGGGAGTGTTCGAAGCTCCTGCTGACGGAGGACGAACGCGATGAGTTCCGCGACCAGATCACGGAGTCGCGCAAACTCAGCCGTGACTTAAACGACGTGACTAAGGCGGCGATCCGGCAGGCGCGCAAAAAGGACCGCTGTCCTCACTGTGGCGAGATCCAGTACGACATCGACCACGAAAAGCCGACCACGTACTACGAGGTCCAGCAGGTCCTCACCAGCGAGTACTCCCAGCGTATCGCCGCTGCGATGCAGGGTGGCGAAGATGGGGAGCGGATGTCGCCGGACGAACTCGCCGAGGAGACCGACATCGAGCTCACCCGGATCAACGAAATCCTCTCGGGCTCGTTCCGCCCGCGTGAGAGCCAGCGCAAGTCCATCGAGAAGGCGCTCGGTATCGACCTGACGGAGGAGGACACGAACAAGCTGATGCCCTCCGATATCCGGGACTGGTTCGAAGCCATCCCCGACGAGGACATCGAAGTGCTCGGTATCAACTCCGAGCGTTCCCGGCCGGAGTGGATGATCCTGACAGTGCTCCCGGTCCCGCCGGTCACGGCGCGGCCGTCGATCACGCTCGACAACGGGCAGCGCTCCGAAGACGACCTGACTCACAAACTGGTCGACATCATTCGGATCAACCAGCGGTTCATGGAGAACCGCGAGGCCGGTGCCCCACAGCTGATCATCGAGGACCTCTGGGAACTGCTCCAGTATCACGTGACGACGTTCATGGACAACGAGATTTCGGGGACGCCACCCGCCCGTCACCGCTCTGGACGGCCGCTCAAGACCCTCTCCCAGCGACTCAAGGGGAAGGAAGGCCGCTTCCGTGGCTCGCTGTCCGGCAAGCGTGTGAACTTCTCGGCTCGGACCGTCATCTCGCCGGACCCGACGCTCTCGCTCAACGAGGTCGGGGTTCCGGACCGGGTCGCAAAGGAGATGACCCAGACGATGAACGTCACCGAGCGCAACCTCGAGGAGGCCCGTCGGTTCGTCTCGAACGGTCCCGAGGGCCATCCCGGCGCGAACTACGTCCGTCGTCCGGACGGCCGGCGACTGAAGGTCACCGAAAAGAACTGCGAACAGCTCGCCGAGAAGGTCGAGGCCGGGTGGGAGGTCAACCGCCACCTCATCGACGGTGACATCGTTATTTTCAACCGCCAGCCGTCGCTGCACCGGATGTCGATTATGGCCCACGAGGTCGTGGTCATGCCGTACAAGACGTTCCGTCTGAACACCGTCGTCTGCCCGCCGTACAACGCCGACTTCGACGGCGACGAGATGAACATGCACGCCCTCCAGAACGAGGAGGCACGCGCCGAGGCACGCGTGCTCATGCGTGTTCAAGAACAGATGCTCTCGCCCCGCTTCGGCGAGAACATCATCGGCGCCATTCAGGACCACATCTCGGGGACGTACCTGCTCACCCACGACAACCCACGATTCAACGAGACGCAGGCGCTCGACCTGCTTCGAGCGACTCGAATCGACGAACTGCCAGAACCCAGTGGCATCGACGACGAGGGCGAGCCGTTCTGGACCGGCTACGACGTCTTCTCCGAACTGCTGCCCGACGACCTGAACCTCGAGTTCACCGGCACCGTCGGAGACGAGGTCGTCATCGAGGACGGCCAGCTGATCGAAGGCACTATCGCGGAAGACGAGGTCGGCGAGTTCGGTGGCGAGATCGTCGACACGATCACGAAAGTCTACGGCAACACTCGCGCCCGAATCTTCGTCAACGAGGTTTCGACGCTGGCGATGCGTGCGATCATGCACTTCGGGTTCTCGATCGGGATCGACGACGAGACGATTCCCAGCGAGGCACAGGCTCGCATCGACGAGACGATCGAGGACGCCAACGACCGCGTCGAGGAACTCATCGAGGCCTACGAACGGGGGGAACTCGAGTCCCTGCCGGGTCGGACGATCGACGAGACCCTCGAGATGAAGATCATGCAGACGCTGTCCCGAGCCCGTGACAACGCGGGGAACATCGCCGACGAGCACTTCGCCAACGACAATCCGGCAGTGGTCATGGCAAACTCTGGTGCCCGCGGATCGATGCTTAACCTGACTCAGATGGCCGGTGCTGTCGGCCAGCAGGCAGTTCGGGGAGAACGAATCAATCGTGGATACGAGGACCGAACGCTCAGCCACTACAAGCCGAACGATCTCTCGGCCGAGGCCCACGGTTTCGTCGAGAACTCCTATACCAGCGGCCTCACCCCGCGGGAGTTCTTCTTCCACGCGATGGGTGGGCGCGAGGGACTGGTCGACACTGCAGTCCGAACCTCCAAGTCCGGCTACCTGCAGCGCCGACTGATCAACGCTCTCTCGGAACTCGAGACCCAGTACGACGGCACTGTCCGGGACACCTCGGATACGATCGTCCAGTTCGAGTTCGGCGAGGACGGTACCTCGCCAGTCAAGGTGTCCTCCGGTGACGACAACGACATCGACGTCGAGTCGATCGCCGATCAAGTGCTCGAGGCCGAGTTCGACTCCGAGGAGGCACGAGAAGCGTTCGTCACCAGAAAACCGGCACCGACGAACCTCTCCGAGCACGCGGATAGTCGAGTCGTCGAGGGAACGGAGGTGACCTCCGATGACTGA
- a CDS encoding 30S ribosomal protein S7 produces the protein MAAEDQPDPDAPAGGADVGAKLFGTWEIDEIAYNDPSTERYITVTPVAHTAGRHASKQFKKSQISIVERFINRLMQTEENTGKKQQTLNHVRDAFELIHERTDENPIQVLVTAVENAAPREETVRLKYGGISVPKAVDVAPQRRVDQALKFLAEGVYNDSFKTSTPVAEAIASQLTGAANYDVQTYAVSQKEEKERVAAAAR, from the coding sequence ATGGCTGCAGAAGACCAACCGGATCCAGACGCCCCCGCAGGTGGCGCAGACGTCGGTGCGAAACTGTTCGGCACGTGGGAGATCGACGAGATCGCGTACAACGATCCATCCACCGAACGCTACATTACGGTGACGCCGGTCGCCCACACCGCCGGTCGCCACGCCAGCAAGCAGTTCAAGAAGTCCCAGATCTCGATCGTCGAGCGCTTCATCAACCGCTTGATGCAGACCGAAGAGAACACGGGCAAGAAACAGCAGACGCTCAACCACGTGCGTGATGCGTTCGAACTCATCCACGAGCGCACCGACGAGAACCCGATTCAGGTGCTCGTCACCGCCGTCGAGAACGCAGCCCCACGTGAGGAGACCGTCCGCCTCAAATACGGTGGCATCTCGGTCCCCAAGGCCGTCGACGTCGCACCCCAGCGTCGTGTCGACCAGGCCCTGAAGTTCCTCGCCGAAGGTGTCTACAACGACTCGTTCAAGACCTCGACGCCCGTCGCAGAGGCCATCGCCAGCCAGCTTACCGGCGCGGCCAACTACGACGTCCAGACCTACGCGGTCAGTCAGAAAGAAGAGAAAGAGCGCGTCGCGGCAGCTGCACGCTAA
- a CDS encoding DUF7504 family protein, with product MDSRTDLGEESSEERFSDGLAQLKRQGASVLVVGSVRAAQRQSICRRLLGQATARVRRRVLVSTTGESDDISDLLETDPDTDTSLTCVRYATQARSAAASSAHTSSMEPDAPSIDGSPMTTTTLSELGIAIASAIDSFEAESDGLEPAELRVGVDSLVPLLEAYDTERVFKFLHLTNGRVRDSDGMVHYHLPMDRDSDVVTVLAPLFDIIIELRDRDGVAQERWSIDDGDLRSGWVSATQP from the coding sequence ATGGATTCTCGTACTGACCTGGGAGAGGAGTCGAGCGAGGAGCGGTTCTCCGATGGACTCGCCCAACTGAAACGGCAGGGAGCCAGCGTCCTCGTCGTCGGCTCCGTTCGGGCAGCCCAGCGTCAAAGCATCTGTCGCCGGCTGTTGGGTCAGGCGACAGCACGAGTACGGCGACGCGTTCTGGTTTCGACGACCGGCGAGAGCGACGACATCTCCGACCTGCTCGAGACGGACCCCGACACCGACACGTCGCTGACATGCGTCCGCTACGCGACACAGGCCCGCAGCGCTGCCGCGAGCAGCGCTCACACGAGTTCGATGGAGCCCGACGCACCCTCGATCGACGGGTCGCCGATGACGACCACCACGCTCTCAGAACTCGGAATCGCCATTGCGAGCGCGATCGATTCGTTCGAAGCCGAGTCTGATGGACTCGAGCCTGCAGAACTCCGCGTCGGCGTCGACTCGCTGGTTCCCCTGCTCGAGGCATACGACACCGAACGCGTCTTCAAATTCCTCCACCTGACCAACGGCCGGGTGCGTGATTCAGACGGGATGGTTCACTACCACCTTCCGATGGATCGGGACTCGGACGTCGTCACAGTGTTGGCACCGCTGTTCGACATCATTATCGAACTCCGGGACCGAGACGGCGTTGCGCAGGAACGCTGGTCGATCGACGATGGCGACCTTCGCTCCGGCTGGGTCTCCGCCACCCAGCCGTAA